The proteins below come from a single Bactrocera dorsalis isolate Fly_Bdor chromosome 5, ASM2337382v1, whole genome shotgun sequence genomic window:
- the LOC125778931 gene encoding uncharacterized protein LOC125778931: protein MTNIVRVNNFISEEINNITKHINQQQISISHYINTFKDTIQNKIKSLDDKVQFLEHTYQIENDISFLRNHIDEIGQIIFSSKIGIIPTDILTKFELELITDFDSYQNIKTAVIFQNNNIIIILLIPQYSPNTLSQIRFEPLPNIANKSIALDTYEVLIDSENNMYETYVKKNLEKNLIKIHNKCLENILKFEEANCNLETIDKINVTEIVPGILVFKHFDVEIEHNCNKQKIKQKGNFLIKFENCYISTLNKTYSNINIKIYETFILPNRITKIKERKNVTELILKLKNLYVKQINHENSIELLMNKNKKRNLISIGTDVIIITIILITIVYIIIKSKQKLNISIEPPQATLAKRGPFLQISTPQMH from the coding sequence ATGACGAATATAGTACGCGTTAATAACTTCATATCCGaggaaataaacaatataacaaAACATATTAACCAACAGCAAATCTCAATAAGTCATTACATTAATACATTTAAGGAcaccatacaaaataaaataaagtcattAGATGACAAGGTTCAATTTTTAGAGCACACATACCAAATAGAAAATGATATATCCTTTTTACGAAACCACATAGACGAAATAGgacaaattatattttccagCAAAATAGGTATAATTCCTACGGACATCCTCACCAAATTTGAACTCGAATTAATTACAGATTTCGACAGTTACCAAAATATCAAGACAGcagtaatatttcaaaacaacaacataatcatAATCCTCCTAATACCCCAATATTCACCAAATACCCTTTCACAAATCAGATTTGAACCACTTCCTAATATAGCTAACAAATCAATAGCCTTAGATACTTACGAAGTATTAATAGATTCAGAAAACAATATGTAtgaaacatatgtaaaaaaaaatttggagaaaaatttaataaaaattcacaataaatgtttagaaaatatattgaaattcgaAGAAGCAAATTGTAATTTAGAAACTATAGATAAAATAAATGTCACTGAAATAGTCCCTGGTATTCTAGTATTTAAGCATTTTGATGTAGAAATAGAACACAATtgcaataagcaaaaaataaaacagaaaggcaactttcttatcaaatttgaaaattgttatattagTACGCTTAATAAGACGTATTCgaacattaacattaaaatatatgaaacatttattttgccaaatcgaatcacaaaaattaaagagaGAAAGAATGTAACTGAACttattcttaaattaaaaaatctttatgtaaaacaaataaatcacgaAAATAGTATCGAATTactaatgaataaaaataaaaagaggaaTTTAATCAGCATAGGCACTGATGttataattataactataattttaataacaattgtaTACATCATtataaaaagtaagcaaaagctaaatatttcaattgagcCACCGCAAGCAACTTTAGCAAAAAGGGGACCATTTCTACAAATTTCAACACCACAAATGCATTAA